The Hirundo rustica isolate bHirRus1 chromosome 36, bHirRus1.pri.v3, whole genome shotgun sequence genomic sequence GCACCGACCCTCCTGGGGATGGACCCGGGCCCGGCACCGACCCCTCCGTGCTGGGCCGCCAGGGCATCAGGGCCGGGAGGCGCtgctgggatgtgcaggtggCCCCTGAGGGCTCCTGGGCCCTGGGGGTGGCCAGGGAGACCCCCGGGAGCGGGGCAGAGACCCCCGGGAGCGCCGAGTGGGAGCTGTGGTCCAtggggctctgccagggccagTTCTGGGCTCTCACCTCGCTGGAGCGCATCCCGCTGTTCCCCGTCCGGGCGCCCGGCAGGGTGCGGGTGGCCCTGGACTACGAGAGGGGCCAGGTGGCTTTTTTCGATGCTGATCGGAGGAGCCTGATCTTCGCCTTCCCGGCGGCCTCCTTCAAGGGGCAGAGCGTCCACCCCTGGTTCCTGGTGTGGGGCGAGGGCTCCCGGATCACGCTGTGCCCCTGAGCGTGCCCAGACCCCGAGGTTGATCATCGCCTCCCTCGGGGTCGCTGTCCCGAGGTGTCACCCCCAAATCTGGCGGCTGAGCACGGAGCCACGTCTGTCCCACCACACCCTGCACCATCCCGATcgcttttccctcctctcctctggctTTGGATGAAGTAAAAACCCAATATTTGCGTGTTTTAACCTCTTCTCTGTTTGGTGTTTGCTGCTCCTGGGTGTCAGGATGAAGCTGGAATTTTGATTAAACCCAATTCCTGGTGTTTGCACCCTGGAGGAGCCACGAGCCCCGTGCGGGTGGCGCAGGgattgtccctgtcccttctccccggaagccacataccactgcCAGCAGTCAGGAAGGACACGGAGCGGAAAATCGcaccttttttattattaatgacGTAAATCACGGAACCCACAGACCTGGTCGCCACGGGGACCTTTTCTGGGGAGAAAACGGCTGCTTTAGGGCAACTCCACCCATTGGAGGTTGGGGAAAGGCTGAAAAAACTTAATTTGGAGCCCTTGGTTTGGAGGTGACCAGCTCAGGTGGGATTATCTACAGTCGGTCAGGCAAGCCTCgggaaaattttccttttccatcctgATTTCTCCggttttccctctgtttcccatttctgtgccctgcagccccttctccaccgcttcctccctctcttttccctcgTTTTTCCCCCGTCTTCCCCCCTCTCCCGGCGGAGAAGGAAACACGAACCAGCTCTGGTCTCCCCCCGAGGCTGTGAGAAGCGGGGGCCGCTCTTCCCTCAGGGACACAGCCGGAGCCGGGACCTGGCGCCCACCACCCAGAGCCAGGGCCGGAGCCTCTCCCCGGCGAAGGCCAGGCGGGAAAAGACGAAGAGGAGCCCCCCGTCCTCGGCGTCGAAGAAGGCCACGGTGCCCGCGGCGCAGTCCAGGTGCACGCTGACCCTGCGGGGCAGCCAGCGCAGGGCCACCGGGGTCACCTTGCGGGCCGTCAGCGCCCGCACCTGTCCCCCCCACTTCTCCAGGCCCCAGATGCCGCCCTGGGGGCCGAGGCTGAGCCGCCCCTTCCTCCGCACGGACTCCCGGGCCACCCCCACGGCCCAGTCGCCGCCGTCGCCCACCTCCACGTCCCAGCAGTGCCGCCCGGACGCGAAGCCCTGGTGGCCCAGCACGAAGGGCCAGTAGTCGAAGCGCTGCGGGATGTCTGGGAGCTGGCGGCGCCCGGCGCCGCGCCACACGCTCTTGCCGTCCTCGGACAGCACGAGGTCGGGGTGCGCCGTGTCGGGGTCCAGGGTCACGCTGGCTGCGGGGGCAGAGCCGGGGTGAGGAACGGAGCCCCCAGGGTCTCAGACCCCCTCCTCTCGGGGCGCCCGGGGGAGGCAtcaacaaaccccccaaaaaatggggaaaaccctcccagcccagggtaTTCCCGGGATATCCCggctgggagagggaggcatcaacaaaccccccaaaaagagagggaggcatcaacaaaccccccaaaaatggggaaaaccctcccagcccagggtaTTCCCAGGATATCTCGGCTGGGAGAGGCGCTGGGCCCAGCTCTCAGCCCTGCATGGGACAAGCCCAAGAGTCACCCCATGGTTTTATGGGAAGTGCCACCCTCGGGGCAGGAAAAAATGGGTTTGacccccaaaaaatcctgaGAAAAACCACAGCGATGGTGGGGcagaaatccaggaaaaaataaacaccgaggagagggagggaaggaggtgacaaaggaggaaaatgagcagAGTCTGCATGAAGACAAGACCTGGCTGGTGGggctgaaataaataaaattaatggaaaaccTCCTTGGGTCACCCTGATTTTCAAATTATCTCttttttgggtgattttttttttttgaataccAGGAAaagcccttttcccttcctctcctccatcTCCAGGTTCCCCCTGCAGCATTTCCATTCCCAATTTTTATTCGGGATGGAAGAAGGGCAGCTCAGCTCTCCCGGCTCTCCCAAAATATGACTCAAATCtatttttgttcttctcctGGGTACCTTGGAGTTTCCTCAGGGTTTCCTTCAGGgcactgctcctccacgagaAGTGACAAACTCGCTCTTCCGGCCCCGACCCCGCATCCAGGGGCAGCTGGAAAGTCACCTTCCCACAcctggaaaaacaacaaaaaataaaataaaataaaataaaatataaaataaaataaataagataaaataaaataaaataaaatataaaataaaataaataaaatataaaataaaataaataaaataaaataaaataaaataaaataaagtaaaataaaataaaaccaacaaaacacccCTCACACCTGTCAGAACAACCGGGGAGGTCTCAGAAGCCACCAGTGATGAGGGATGGTGCTGCTGGAATGTTTGGTTTGAATTTCCCCCCTTCCCTTGGAAACCCAGGAGGTCAAAGGCCAAATTTCCCTGTCGGATtcatcccttttccttttttccaaatCTTGTTTTTTATGAGGAATGAGTGAATTTTTGGGGAGGACCGGGCTGTAGAGAAGAGACAAGACTTTAAACTGTTTTGAGATTTTGGGACCAAATCCCCGTGGATCAGCGCATCCCAAAAGTGATCGAGGACCCAAGGGCTCCTCCCTGGAGCCTCGGAGGAGCCTCGGGCGGCACCGGCGGGTTCCGAGCTCCCTCCTCCGCTCCTCTCGGGAAAACTCATGGAAGAGCTTTTCAGGGAGGCCACAAACCTGCTGGCGGAGCTTTTCACGTcctgggggaagagggaaagcaaaggcagctcagcctgggatCCCTCGAATCCAGCAAAGCGAATTATCCAGCAGCACGGGGAACCACCAGCCCTCCCGGGGGGatttaattcccttttcccGTCCTTGCCCGCTCAAACCTCCCTCTCCTCACCCCCTCGGGGCTTTCAGCTCTCCGGAGGGAGCAGGACCAGACGGGAGCCAGGAGAACCCCAATTATTGACGCCGCGGGGAGGCTCAGAACTGGAGAATTCCCTCACCGGCTGCTGATTCTTCTCTTCCTGCCCCCGTGCCGGGGTGTCCCGGTGGGAAACCTCCGGGTTTTTCTTCGcctgcctcttctccagctCATTTTTCAGGTCTTCCAGCTGTGGGAGCGAGGGGAGCTCAGGATCCCCCCAGGAATCTGCAGCCCCAAATCCCTAAGTGACGAACTAAGGAAGAGCGGGGTGGGAAACACCCTGAGGAACTCGGGGAAAGGCATTTCCCCCGGGATTCAAATCAGCACCAAATCTGGTCAAATTGTGCCCAAATCCTCGCGGTGACGGCGCCCCCGCTCCCACAGGAATGTTCCCGAGCTCGGcgtgtccctcagtgtccccgaGGTCAGCAGGTGGCACCTACCAGGTCCTCCAGCTTCCCGCGCTCCAGGGCAGCCGCCCGTGCTCGGAGTCCTCCTCTCCTGGCTCAGGAAGCCGAATCCCCCTGGAATTCCTTCCCGAGGGATCCAGACCCTGCGGGGCTGATCCCTCTGACCGGCCCGGAGCCTTCCCCTCCCGTTCCTCCGTGTCCCGGGCGAATCCTCGGCGCGGCGGGGCTGAGCCTGCGCGCCCGCTCTCCCCCCCCACCACCTCTCCCggtttttcctcttcagaatTCCAGGATTTCGCCCCAGGGAGCTGCCATCCCACTCCTACTGCACTGAAAGCATCCACCTCCCCAGAAATCCCTGGAGACACGGGATGTCCGGGTTCCCCGCCGGGCGAGGAGCTCCCAGGGCTCGGCGGGACCAAAAATGGGGcaaatccaaggaaaaaaagggagagaaaagcacaACCAGAGCCGTGAGGGCGTCGGCAGAGGGACACGAAGGGGGGTCCGGGACACCCCCTGACCTCCATCCCTGCGGCCCACTCCGGGCCCTGAGCTCACCGCAAACTCCTCCCGGGAATTTTTCACCCTCTGCTCCGGCACCGAGCTCCGTGGATAAActcatgtttatttttatggaacTTTCGGCGGCGGGATCTCCGCCACCGGGCGCCGGGGCAGGTTCGGAGACGCAAATCCCAATTCCAGCGCGCTTCTCCCCCCGGGAAGAGCCCGGGAGGAGTCGCTGGCTGAGACGGGGagcaaacaccccaaaaacgcTCCCGGGAAAGTCTCGGGAGGCGAAGGGAAAGGGGCGGACCCCGGGGAAACCGGCAGAGCCTGGGAACGAGGAATCCGGCGGGGAAAGGAATCGGCAGAGCCTGGAAAACCAGCCCGGGTGGGAAGCGCTTTGCATGGCTCCGGAGAGAAGGGTGGAGACGGGACACGGGAGGGGCCTGGAGCGGCCGGGAAGGAGGATCGCTGCCCCGGGGGCGCGGAGCAGTCCCGGGACACGGCGAGCGGCCCCCGGGAGGGTCCcgaggggatggggagggggctcCGTCACCGGGTCTCCACTCATCCCGCGCCTGCTATTCCGGGCCCGCCGTCGCTCCCGGTTCCTCTTCTCGGTTCCGGAATTGATAACGGGGCTGTTTCGGTGCTGCCGCTTCCTCTTTTGGGTTTCCTCGGAAGAAAATCGCGCGTTTTTGAGGAAATCGATGTCGGTGAAAGCGGCAGGACTCTCGTCCTGTCTCCAGCTCGTTCCTCCCCGACGGAGGCCAGCAGGGCGGGACAGACTTTTTTTTGGGAGCAATAATGTGGAAATTTGGGGTCCGGGAGGGTTCGTGTCCCTCCATGGTCCGTGTGAGACGCTGGGGAGGCGGAGGCTCAGCCAGGCGTCCTCAT encodes the following:
- the LOC120764725 gene encoding E3 ubiquitin-protein ligase TRIM39-like; its protein translation is MPREFAASAPVGSSGAAAGLDRWRRSLGRLEDLKNELEKRQAKKNPEVSHRDTPARGQEEKNQQPDVKSSASRCGKVTFQLPLDAGSGPEERVCHFSWRSSALKETLRKLQASVTLDPDTAHPDLVLSEDGKSVWRGAGRRQLPDIPQRFDYWPFVLGHQGFASGRHCWDVEVGDGGDWAVGVARESVRRKGRLSLGPQGGIWGLEKWGGQVRALTARKVTPVALRWLPRRVSVHLDCAAGTVAFFDAEDGGLLFVFSRLAFAGERLRPWLWVVGARSRLRLCP